The genomic segment CAAGTGTGGACACTGGACAATGCACTGCTGGGGTTTAAATGGAATTCCCTCTGGGGTCAAGGACCGGCCCCCAGGAAAACAGCCAGAAGTCACAACTCCAGAACACCTTAAGATAGGACTATCACTTTATGTTGCCTCCTGtccctatgtaaaaattgttgtagaaggtgtacagtTGGAGGCTTTGATAGATACagagtcacaagtgtctactatacctaaaaatgttttctataagtattaGGATGCTCGTTATTATGTGAGCCGATGATGTTAATTTACaagtagttgcaggtaatgggcaaccaatCCCCAGACATGGCTATTGGGAGCCAATCATTCAAGTGGGAGAGCACATACTTAGAGGGCAGGGAGTGTTTGTAACTAATGtgtcagataaggggtctgctgagtttatattggggatgaacatcctGAAAAactgtttttctgaaatagtagaTTCCTTGTATGCCTCTCTCACCCACATGTctccttcaggccagcgggctacTCTGCTCCACTTGAAAGTTCTtcaggcggagcagaagtttgccaacaagcaaggtgaaatctgcagagtacgagtacAGGAcctcaggtcggtgaccttacaactcaacacagagaccatcatctggtgccatGCACATCCTGGAGTAAGGAATATGGACTATCAAGCCCTGATAGGACCGATACAGCTAAAAGATCATCCTTTAGTTTGAGCAGCAAGAAGTCTTGTCACCGTCTCAAATGGAAGAGTCCCAGTATGGTTAGTGAAcctgtctgatgctgctactgttCTACCTAAGCATACTCCAGTGGCTCAGTTGAACCTCCTAGAGTCAAGGGATATTGTGATGGAACGTTCAGTGGCCCGACAGCGAGCAGCTGTGGATCCAGTACTAAGCCCACGGAgcctggtgggcacaactccaggttggagacaacactaccccaagggatcaAGTCAATTGAGTCATAAATATCACCAAAAGGTACCACAAGGCTTTTagtaaacaccccacagactttggacatACGTCTATGAACCAACACagaatcctcacaggtgacagccctCCTATCAAAAAAAGACACCGTCCTGTCACACCAGGCATGTAtcaaactgtcaagaagatgctggctgatatgaaagaggcagacgtcattcaagaaagtcagagtccctgggcggcgccccttgttttggtgaagaaaaaagatgggactgTCCACTTTTGTGTCGAccacaggaaactgaacaatgtcacacataagcacgCTTATCCTCTACAcagagtcactcacagccctcgaGTCGGCTGGTTTACTTTTCCACCTTGGATttaaccagtgggtattggcaagtACCTATGGCCATGGAGGACCGAgagaagaccgcctttgtgacccccatggggcTGTTCGAGTTTaagagtatgccgtttgggctatgtaatgcccctgccactttccagcatctgatggagcAGTGCCTCGGCCATCtgcattttcaaagtgtcctgttgtacctggacgatgtcatcaTGTATTCtaagtcctaccaggagcacctcagtcatctgtctgacgtcttccaagtcctgatcaagtataggctgaagatcaagccatcaaagtgccatctgcttaaacctcaggtacactacctaggtcatgttgtcagcgggAGTCAAGCCTAATCCTGAGAAGGTAGagattgtcaagaactggcctaccccgtgcacgatgaaagatgtcaggagcttcctgggatttgctggctactaccgctgcttcattttccactttgctcagattgcagaacccctcacagctctcctgcGGGGTACAGCGAAGGAAAACTACagtggaagactacctgttgaataggccgaagagcaagagacagcgttccgagctcttaaacacctgctgacagaaccacccatcctggcgtatccagactacagtcatcCATTCCggttgtatactgatgccagctttgaaggtctgggaactGTTCTGTCCCAAGTCCAAGAATGGCAAGAGCGAGTaatagcctatgccagtcgtaacctgtgAGGAGCAGAAAAGAAAGATGtaaactatagctccttcaagctggaactccttgcCCTCATATGGGCGGTAACTGAAAAATTCAAGGACTACTTGGCTGCTACACCATTCACCgtctacacagataataacccTTTGGTCCATCTGAATACTGCCAAATTGGGCGCCATTGAGCAGCGTTGGGCCTCAAGATTGGCCAATTACAATTCCCACATCTAGTACAGAAGTGGAAAGTCAATTGTCAacgccgatgtactgtctcgaaTGACCCCcagcgaagaaccacctgtcgaagacgagtgggaagacgtggagatgcctccATTTTACCAAAGTTTGTGAGTCAGAATGTAGTGACCACCCCTGAAGAAGGTGAGCCCAGGTCCGAGAAGATCCaagaagacctgtacacctggaagactctgcaAGACGAAAggcgagtcatgggggatctgttggactaccttctgatgaaaaaggtaccaacccgtctacgccgggcccagtgtgattatgagttgaaacgtctgtggcgacagaggaagcgactgtacgtgcacaagggactgttgtaccgaaattctttggatccggtctctggtgatcaacttaatcagattctggttcccgaaGAGACACAGCAATGGTCCTCAATGCCTACCATGATcaatcgggacactttggagtccacaagaccgtgGCTACTATCAGACaaagattctactggattgggatgcgatgcagcatcgagaaatggtgcagtgagtgtacAGTCTGCAACGTCACTAAGAACatgcgcaaggacgcaagagcacccctccattccatccagagtgaaaggcctaaccagttggtcgcacTAGACCATGTCTCCTACCCAGTccaggtacacttatgctctcaccatggtggatcactactccaagtgggttgtcgtAGTACcagttaaagacctcacagccaaaacagcggcccagatgttctacttccATTGGGTGCAAAACCTTGGGTGTCCGGGGTCTGTCCTAGCGGACCGAGTAATGGCCTtcaaggcccaactcttccaggagCTATCAGTTCCTTGCTTGTAAGAAACTCaggactactgcttaccaccctcaagggaacgggctctgtgagcgcatcaatcagaTTTTCATCCACATTGGGCGATCAGCGTCTGtgtcaaagcacgaagagtggttGTTGCCCGAATTGCTTGAAATCTATTACAACACAGTCCCCCGTTCTACTGGATACACCccgttctacttgatgatgggtcaACATGGGCAGCTGCCAAATGACCAGACGTTTGGACTTCAAGCTCCCTTACATAGttacacagttacatagttagtatggttgaaaaaagacatacgtccatcaagtccaaccagggaattgaagtgaagggtgtaaggggataagggaaagggatgtagttttataattctgcataagcattaatgttattttgttccaggaatgtatctaaccctgttttaaagctgttaattgttcctgctgtgaccagttcctgaggtagaccgttccataaattcacagtcctcacggtaaagaaggcgtgtcgccccttttaGACtacaccttttcttctccagacggagggagtgccccctcgtcctttggggggggtttaacctggaacagtttttctccatattttttgtatgtgccatttatatacttatatacgtttatcatatccccccttaaacgtctcttctcaagactaaacaattgtaactccttcaaTTGTAACTCCCTTGAATAATTCTCCACAAGCTTccatggagtgggtctctgaccaccaaagAAGAATTCAGGAGGCGAAAGAGATTGTCAACAAGAAGATGGGTGAGGCTCAGCAAGAAGACAaggtctggctgcggaagttctGGACTCCATCTGGGAAATGGAACCCTACACAGTGATGGCCGTACCTTACCCAGACTTGGATGTGTATGAAGTTCAGAAAAATGGGTACGAGCCTCAAGTTGTCCATCGTAACCGGATAAAGTTGTGTCACAAAGAAGATTTGCCTGAGCCTTCTGTACCTCTTTCATCAATTGTCAGACCTGCAAGGGAGTACATGCCTGGAGAGTggatccatccatccatggatCTCCCCATGTTCTCTCACAGACAACCTGCAGTCTTCTGTGTAGTGCCATCTCAGGGACCGGTGCAACCAACCCTAGTTTCCTCATCAGCTCCGGTACTGTCACCATTGGCACCAGTCTACACCCCGGTTTCCAGGTCTCCAGTGTCTCTGCCAGCCCGAGTCCATATAGTCCAGAACCAGCTCCAACTCTGGAATTTGACAATCCAGAATTATCTAAAACTCCAGTCGTGACAAGAGCTCCCAAAGAAGGAAGTGTTCCTGATTCGCAAGAGATGGTAccactatacccccccccccccatgcacagACAGAACAGCATGATGCGGGGAGAATGAATGCCTCCTCTGACCAGTCACATGCACCGGTTGGAGGTCCGGAACTCGACTGCTGTCCGCCAGATgagtactgctgctatatacagaaAATATCACAATTTCCTATGGACTGTAGGAGACAATCACCTTATGTTCTGTGATCTTCTCCTCCTGCATCTTACTTATATCGATGACTTTATCCTGTAATTCCAGCTGCTTCATGATATTCAATGACAAATTAACCTAAAACGAGAACAATTTTACGGCTaccattatactgtattgtagcaCTGGATTCTTTCTGTGACTACATTATTATTCCGAGCGGTTATAATGTGTTGGTAATCTGGAATACACACGATCTGAGTACTGCTTATTAGGGATTTatacatttattatgtgttttagacattCTTGTCTCCTCACCTGaaaagggtgtggcttaccagAGTGGGTGTGGCCTAAAATGGCCACATTTTTTGACGAAAAGACCCACAGAAGTAAGGGATGGATGTAACATTCGTTAATTATGTACAGAAACTCTGTCTAAAAGACAAAGTAATTAAATCCACTTATTTCCCCCACtcacaaaaaatattaaaatataacttttatatatatacaaataatatGAGCAAAAAAAGACCAAATAATATGAGCAAAAAAAAGAGAAGGTTAAAACTCAGCACCATGCTACCATTATGTATCATTATTCATTGCCACTCTAAGgcatacactatatatggccaATTTTCAGGACACACCTGCAGTATGTGCCCAGGAAACAAAAGCGTGCAGCACCCATGCCACACCCGGAGTTTCCGAAGATGGAGACGtggcgtcacgccatgccccctcgtgatgtcatccaAGCTCCCTCAATTCATGTTCATGGGAGGGGCGCTTAGCCCCTGAGGAAGATACCAGTTGgagacggaacgcgtggggaatTTGGGTGGGACACCCGCTCCTGTTATTGTGCTATTTGGATTTATACCATCATTCTCCCTATTGGCTCTAGTTCATACAGATTAAAGACAGGTATTGTATGCAGCTGCTTTGATATTGTGTTACTTGTGTATCCGAGCATAGGGAGTGTGTGATACATAAGTTACCCTTAGAGTTTGGGTGTCCCTAGAGGGAGATCCCAATTTTTGGGGTCACATCTGAGTTTTGGTATAGAGAGGGATTTTTTTTGCTTTCCCTTCCTGTGTTGTAAGTGATTTTAACACTGTACTAATAAAGATTTACATGTATCAATATCTTTGGTGTGCGCCTTATGGCTTCTTTGTAGGGTTTTTAAGCTTCTCTTATTTTGCTCATATTATTTggatataaataaaagttatattttaatatttttgtgaGTGGGGGAAATAAGTGGCCACATTTTTGGCACAGATTTTTTTTAGAACCTCAAGTTGGCAAAAAAGTTAGTAAAGTTAAAGTGGAAATACAAGAAGAAATCTGAGGCAGCACCCTCCAACTGTACTGTTCCTTTAGTTACACCCCGCATCAATTCTGGACAAACATCTTTCTCCTTTGTACCAAAACATTGCAGAATGTAAGTAAAGTGACAATATAGTTTGGAATTGCCGCCTTCGATCTCTTCTTGGGGATTCATGGTGAAGGACTCTGGACTGttgcacccctatatatatattatttttaaataataagCAACAATGCAGTTAGATTACTGTAAAACTGGAACTAGAAAGTTTAAGGCTGAGCCAAACAATCAAAGCCTTTATGATAAATTTGCCTCATCCtaaggttaagtttccactttttttttctggcagtttttggaaaactaccactgcagttattgagccaaagacagaaatgtattcaaaaggaataagacatataaaggaaggatttataccCTTGTgcatacacttctgactttggctcaaaaactgcagtggtagttttccaaaaactgccagaaaaaaaaaagtggaaacttagctttagggtgcgttcacacgctagtaactagcagtggGTCTCCCGCtgcaagttacgctaccattcatttgaatgggttcgCGGACAATCCGCAAATCTGAcattattgcggactgtctgtggacccatttaaatcaatggtagggtaactcgcagcaggaaacccgctgctagtaatagcatgtgaacgcacccttagactgTCTAGTTCCATTTTACGCTGTCTAGCTTTTAATCAGTATTaagggaaaactgtcagcctgttcacccacactaaaccttaaacactgggttatagtgtgggtgaacaggagtccaacaaggggtcacttacttaaatacagtggggcaaaaaagtatttagtcagccaccaattgttcaagttctcccacttaaaaagatgaacaattatagaaaatggaagacatacaagaccactgataatctccctcgatctgaggctccatgcaagatctcaccctgtggtgtcaaaatgacacAAGAATGTGAATGACCTGCagggagctgggaccaaagtaacaaaggctaccatcagtaacacactacgccaccagggactcaaatcatgcagtgccagtcgtgtccccctgcttaagccagtacatgtccaggcccatctgaagttttctagagagaatttggatgatccagaagaggattaggagaatgtcatatggtcagatgaaaccaaagtagaactttttggtaaacactcaactcgtcgtgtttggaggagaaagaatgctgagttgtatccaaggaacaccatacctactgtgaagcatgggggtggaaacatcatgctttggggctgtttttctgccaagggaccaggatgactgatccattgaaaggaaagaatgaatggggccatgtatcatgagattttgagtgaaaacctcctacatcagcaagggcatttaagatgaaacgtggctgggtctttctgcatgacaatgatccaaaacacactgcccgggcaacgaaggagtggctttgtaagaagcatttcaaggtcctggagtagcctagccagtttccagatctcaaccccatagaaaacctttggagggagttgaaagtctgtgttgcccagcgacagccccaaaacatcactgctctagaggagatctgcatggaggaatgggcaatagtatgtgaaaaccttgtgaagacttacagaaaacgtttgacctctgtcattgccaacaaaggggatataacaaagtattgagattaacttttattattgaccaaatgcttattttccactatagtttgcaaataaattcttaaaaaatcaggcaatgtgattttatggatttttttttctcattctgtctctcatagtttaggttataacctatgatgaaaattacagcctctaccatctttttaagtgggagaacttgcacaagtggtgactgactaaatacttttttgccccactgtatgtccaGCAGGTCCTGAGAATCGCACGGTGGGGGCGGGGCTTCACAGGGGGTGGGACTTAGTGACTCCaccaggatgtggagtcacagacaatgaatatttaAAGTGAGCTGATGAAGCCCCGCCCCCCACTGcgtgattcactgaattcagcagtggatcttctgggggacatatctcaggacctactggacatatttaataagtgacccctcattggactcctgttcccccacactataacccagtttataaggtttagtgtgggtgaatgggctgaaagttttcctttaataaaccTAGGTCAGTCTACATGGATGTCCACTAACCTCCAGTCTGTACCTCGCTCTGGTGACTTTCTTACCTTTATAATAGCTGATGCTTCTGCCAGAGGAAGGAAATCATGAAGTACATGTTGGATGGAATCTCTGCACACCAAGCAGCACAATGTTTggtcatttagacagaaaagcgAAATCCTTTCCTTGTGCTTTTCACACTCCAGATCCCTTGCTTGCACTTCCTCTTGTTCTCGTCTTTCCTCTTGTTCTTCCTCCTGCCCTTGTccttcctcctgtctttgctcttCATCTTGACTTATTGGAAGGTTCATTCTCTTTATTAGGTTGGCCAGGACCATGTTGTGAACATAGCCATCCTTAGGACATTTCCTTTGGCATGTAGGGCACAATGTATCCCCTCGATCTGATGATCTCTTCTTCAGGCATTCATGACAAAAATGATGTCCACATGTCCTCAGGACAACCGGATTTCTGAAGATTTTGTGACATAGGCCGCAGTTGAGTTGGTCGGAGATGTCTTGAGGAGCTGTCATCATTTGACCTACAACTTTTCTGTTTTCTACCAGCTTACATAATACTATATTGGGGGCGCACATGTCGGCTGGGCATATCTGCTGGCAGATGGGACATGTTTTCTCCTGACCTTCCATGACTCCAGATTTCTGTTGCCCTTGTAGGCAACCACGGCAGAAGTTGTGGCCGCATAACAGCAGAACAACTGGATCCTTAAATATTTGGTGGCAGAGCGGACAGGTGAGGTCGTCCATGATATTTTCTGTGTTCCGACTGGCCATGGTGGACTAATGTGTTGACTGAAGGCGCAAAACCATAAAGAACAACCAAGACAGATATATAATATTCAATCTTGATCGGTGTGGAAACTCCCTTGTGAAGGAATGAAACTCGACCAGTTCTTTCTGCAAATAATGCATGAAAGCAGGAAGTAGAAATGTTACATGTGACAATGTGAGCAAACCACAAGAGATTGCGAGAACCAGAACACCCCAGAAAAGGTAATAGATAATTACAAATCAGGAGAGCACAAACAATAGAAAGACATTGCCATAAAGATCTAGAAAGTTTGAGGAGTTCATAAAATCTTGTACCTGCACAGTTCTACTGGACCAGATAATACAGGTAAGTCATAGAGATTAACAATTATAGTTAAAGAGCCATGAACACTATAGCCAGCATGGGGCATTGATGTGTATCACCATTTAAGAGGTTTGTTGAGATTGTAATTACCACTTGTGTTTTTCTCCAGGAATCTTAGTGTTCATCAACCAGGAAGAAGCCATGAATTCTCCAGCGTTTGAGGAGCTGAAGTGTTGTCTATGTGAAGGGCTTTATAAGACCCCCATGATGCTTGGTTGTGGGCACAGCTTCTGTAAGACTTGTTTGGATGAAAAGCTTCAAACCCAACTTCAACGGAAATGTCCTTCTTGCCAAGAGAGACTAAAGCCAGGCCAAAACCCAACACCTAACACCCTGTTGGCCAACCTGGTGTCTCGCCTTGTACTACAAAGTAAGGAGCTCTGTGAAACTCATGGTGAAAAGCTGCTCTTCTTCTGCATGGACTGTGAAACAACTGGATGCATGGTCTGCAAAGACTCGACAAAACACCTACGACACTCCTTCCTACCACTGCAAGAAGCTGAGGAGATATTCAAGGTAACCCTAGGTGGATGGTTTTGGAGGTATATAAGGGTATGCATACTATAGAGGCATCCCATATTGCTGTTCTGGGGTCCCTGGAATAAGGGGGTCTTTCCAGATTGTTTACGTCTTTGCTTTTAAGGGCAGTGAGCACTTTTACAGGGATATAGCTCCTACAGCACTGCTGTAATGTTAGtaacaattaaaaacattttaattgtGAAACGGAGATAGGGCAACAGGACCTCCTGTCCCAGATGAGTGGGAGTGTGCTGGTGTCAAGAAGCCCCTGAATGGGACCAAATTTTTAACCATATTTTGGTGCCCCTAATTCACGGCAAGCCATTGAAAATATAGTGGTAATAGAAAGTGTTATATGGATAAACGTGCAGTTATATAGATGTATGCTGGTTATACACATGTATCCTGGTTATTGAAGGTATACTTGTTATGTGTATTTATGCTGCTTATATGAAGGCATATGGAAATGTAGTGGTTATATTGAGATGTATTTGTTATATGAAGGTTATCTGGAGGTGAACTGGTAATATTAGGTTGTAGTGGTTATTTGGAGGTCTAGACATTGTCTAGTATAGGAACACTATCTTGTCTGTGTGATGACTCTACCAGGTACATTTCCTATTGCAGTCTTTTATTACTGATATGTGTCCCCGTGCATGGAGAGATCACAATAAATAATCAATTATTTCTATCAAACCCCCTAGAACAAGCTGAATGGTTTCCTCTGCTCATTGGAAAGAAGATTTCAATTTCTTAAAAATGAAATCAGGAGACAAGACGAAGAAGTCCAAAACCTCAAGGTAAAAGATGTGATCAGATAATAGAAGATGTACAATAGTTACAGTCCGTATACACCATAATTTATGTAGTATTAATCTACATTATACATTCTgtaacttattctgtactgatcctgagttatttcctgtattatactccagagctgtactcactattctgctggtgagatcactgtgtatatacattacattacttatcctgtactgatcctgagttatatcctgtattatactccagagctgtactcactattctgctggtgaggtcactgtgtacatacattacattacttatcctgtactgatcctgagttatatcctgtattatactccagagctgtactcactattctgctggtgaggtcactgtgtacatacattacattacttatcctgtactgatcctgagttatatcctgtattatactccagagctgtactcactattctgctggtggcattgctgtgtacatacattacattacttatcatgtactgatcctgatttatatcctgtattatactccagagctgtactcactattctgctggtgaggtcactgtgtacatacattacattacttatcccgtactgatcctgagttatatcctgtattatactccagagctgtactcactattctgctggtgaggtcactgtgtacatacattacattacttatcctgtactgatcctgagttatatcctgtattatactccagagctgtactcactattctgctggtaaggtcactgtgtacatacattacattacttatcatgtactgatcctgatttatatcctgtattatactccagagctgtactcactattctgctggtgaggtcactgtgtacatacattacattacttatcccgtactgatcctgagttatatcctgtattatactccagagctgtactcactattctgctggtgaggtcactgtgtacatacattacattacttatcctgtactgatcctgagttatatcctgtattataccccagagctgtactcactattctgctggtgaggtcactgtgtacatatattacattacttatcctgtactgatcctgagttatatcctgtattataccccagagctgtactccctattctgctggtggcatcactgtatacatacattacattacttatcctttactgatcctgagttatatcctgtattatactccagagctgtactcgctattctgctgtttTTATTCTGATTGTAATGGTTACTTGCATTGCCttgtttaatattattatttatttatgttaaagTGACATTAATTCCAGGGTGCTGTACATGtgataaagggttaaaatacataTTCTACGAGCTACAGCTCATCAGACCTTATTCCTCATATAGACTATGTGTATATCCCGTATAGAGGAGAACGTGTTTTACATGTATGCTGATAGACGTGACCTTTGGCCCTGGCAAATAGAGCAATCAATAAGGTTTTCATCACAGATCGATGACTTCTGGTCACTTTATTTATAAAGTTCTCACTTCCCCTCTGACTCCTTTGTCCTATGTCTCAGATGACCCATTCCCAGATGGAGCGCCACCTTAAATCGCAGTTTCAGCAGCTGCATTCGTACCTGGAGTCAATAGAAAACACAATGAGAGATCGTCTCAGGAGCGAGAGCGACGCAAACACAAAGGCGATGGAGAGAAATCTGTGTGAACTCGAGAAGAAACGGGAAAGGATGGAGACCTCGATCTCACGGATGCAAAGCAAGAAGGACACCAGGGACGCAAGGGATTTCTTGGCTGTAAGTCTCACACATATGGAAGAGAAGAGGTTCGGAACAAGGAGACAATATTTTGAGGAAAACGCACACAGTATAGATCAGATCCCGAGGGTCTGAAGAAGCCCCTTGTTAGAACCAGTCTCTCTCCCTCAGCCTGTTATACACTGCAGTGTCTGCCCATTTCCAACTTATACTACACAATATACCATTTTAACATCACACAAGAGGTCACAGGTATACATCAGAGGTATATGTTTCTTTACTGTATTCTGCTctataatagtgttgagcggcataggccatattcgaattagcgaatattcgagaatatatggacgaatattcgtcatatattcgtgaatattcgcatattcgtcataccctcgttttattttcgcata from the Hyla sarda isolate aHylSar1 chromosome 8, aHylSar1.hap1, whole genome shotgun sequence genome contains:
- the LOC130283978 gene encoding zinc-binding protein A33-like → MNSPAFEELKCCLCEGLYKTPMMLGCGHSFCKTCLDEKLQTQLQRKCPSCQERLKPGQNPTPNTLLANLVSRLVLQSKELCETHGEKLLFFCMDCETTGCMVCKDSTKHLRHSFLPLQEAEEIFKNKLNGFLCSLERRFQFLKNEIRRQDEEVQNLKMTHSQMERHLKSQFQQLHSYLESIENTMRDRLRSESDANTKAMERNLCELEKKRERMETSISRMQSKKDTRDARDFLADIKDFLQEFFREQEEEMKTEIRVEAPKLNPGLYCGPIQYMAWESMKKVLQPGLSNIILDPVTAHPALCISDDLTTIFYKPTKLKEENTDTPKRYNTTIGVLGSRGFRSGKHCWMVDVGMNEEWILGMAKDSCNRKGEFDLSPEQGYWTIKRSKDGAYSALSSPPILLPVQDRPRRIGVYVDYEAGQVSFYNMNGPAYMYTFTGNFTESLYPFLSPCENERQRMRVFHLDF